A region from the Bacteroidota bacterium genome encodes:
- the rmuC gene encoding DNA recombination protein RmuC: MFLIQISVILIAILLIANIILTLKAGKKEEGKDLTEIKISVSSLIQDLKDTETNLKNEFVTNRKETAQGSKELREEVGNQLNTFTKTFSDLLSALTKTVEDKFTAFQSTIETNDKESRKELKEYLEAFKTELNDALKDYRERLREQFEEFEKNQRTQNVANSEKLSEVKTTLEKSLKTLQEGNEKKLEEMRVTVDEKLQKTLEARLSASFELVSKNLESVQKGLGEMQSLATGVGDLKKVLSNVKTRGILGEIQLANILEQLLAPEQYDVNVVTKKGTSNRVEFAIKIPQQNQDNKVLLMPIDSKFPIEDYYTLLAAYEASDATAAEAAGKALENAIKKSAKDIHEKYISPPDTSEIGLLFLPIEGLYAEAVRRPALMEFLQREYQIIITGPTTLSAILHTISFGYRTMALEQRSGEIKKL, encoded by the coding sequence ATGTTTCTAATTCAAATATCTGTTATCCTAATTGCGATTCTCCTAATCGCAAATATCATTCTTACTCTCAAGGCTGGCAAAAAAGAAGAAGGCAAAGACCTCACTGAAATAAAGATTTCAGTGTCATCGCTCATTCAAGATTTGAAAGATACGGAGACCAATTTGAAAAATGAGTTTGTAACCAACAGAAAAGAAACGGCACAAGGTTCGAAAGAATTAAGAGAGGAGGTGGGCAACCAGTTAAATACTTTCACAAAGACATTTTCTGATTTGCTTTCTGCATTGACAAAAACAGTAGAAGATAAATTCACTGCATTTCAATCCACGATTGAAACAAATGACAAGGAAAGTAGAAAAGAATTGAAAGAATATTTGGAAGCATTCAAAACCGAATTGAATGATGCCTTAAAAGATTACAGAGAACGATTGAGAGAACAGTTTGAAGAGTTTGAAAAAAACCAACGAACACAAAATGTAGCAAACAGCGAGAAGCTTTCAGAAGTAAAAACCACTTTAGAAAAATCGTTGAAGACATTGCAAGAAGGCAACGAAAAAAAGTTGGAAGAAATGAGAGTTACAGTTGATGAAAAGTTGCAGAAAACTTTAGAAGCAAGATTGTCAGCATCATTTGAATTAGTGAGTAAGAATTTAGAATCGGTGCAGAAAGGTTTAGGCGAAATGCAATCATTAGCTACTGGTGTGGGCGATTTGAAAAAGGTATTGAGCAATGTAAAAACAAGAGGCATATTAGGCGAAATTCAACTTGCAAACATTTTGGAACAACTACTTGCACCCGAACAATACGATGTGAATGTGGTAACTAAAAAAGGAACAAGCAACCGAGTTGAGTTTGCAATAAAAATTCCACAGCAGAACCAAGACAACAAAGTTTTGTTGATGCCAATTGATAGTAAGTTCCCGATAGAAGATTATTACACATTACTTGCAGCGTATGAGGCAAGCGATGCAACAGCAGCAGAAGCAGCAGGAAAAGCGTTAGAAAACGCTATTAAAAAATCTGCAAAAGACATTCATGAAAAATATATCAGCCCACCCGACACATCAGAAATTGGTTTGTTATTTCTACCAATAGAAGGCTTGTATGCGGAAGCAGTTCGAAGACCAGCACTAATGGAATTTTTGCAACGAGAATATCAAATTATAATAACTGGACCAACAACTTTGTCAGCCATCCTGCACACTATTTCATTTGGTTATAGAACAATGGCATTAGAGCAACGTAGCGGAGAAATCAAAAAACTTTAA